From a single Rhodococcus qingshengii JCM 15477 genomic region:
- a CDS encoding polysaccharide biosynthesis tyrosine autokinase produces the protein MNALSTAARILRRGWAIPVFAVLGLILGAFMAISSPSSYTSTTVLFIGSPISADSAGAYQGDLFSQQRAATYAQLFSSDDLAVKVIDDLGLPMSGHDLASQVSAAAVEKTVLLQVSVTDSTAEGSAGIANAYAKNFAQYVGQLETPNGGGRPNTSVQVVTEANAEDASGGSNLVMTSLFGIFGGLVVGIGVRVLLGRLDRSVRSASMLSAVAGVPILATVPESASRGFRALTFPADGATAYAESIRKLRTGIEFAGPSADAIRSVLIASPRYSEPAGCIAADLAVVLSEAGRRVLLVDGDLRSPSLDSYLGIKPAVGFSDVLAGAIPLVDVLVQVPGRSLTLLPAGSIRSDSGDAIASVSAREMLSEASEKFEYTIVVGPPLSLYSDSAVIGSVVDGVVLVSTQSISSVDEVEGAATTLRAAGANLLGAVLSGVGRGGLVKVRSRVSVVDEPAANEPPVNDASNEPVGAWPPVERGAGAQVVHAEPGVGSTGKNEVDKHDSGDSAESPAEDMRIDFDEWEPAETEGRYTRSDLDSPTVAIPRSMLRTKVAQKANLSSDELPTDKRQVRSLGGNGDFDSRSNHPSQASDSVQQN, from the coding sequence ATGAATGCACTCAGCACTGCCGCGCGAATTCTGAGGCGGGGGTGGGCAATACCTGTCTTCGCGGTGCTCGGCTTGATCCTCGGTGCTTTCATGGCCATCTCGAGTCCGTCGTCCTACACGTCGACAACTGTGCTGTTCATCGGCTCGCCGATCAGTGCTGACTCGGCTGGCGCCTACCAGGGCGATCTGTTTTCTCAGCAACGAGCGGCGACCTATGCCCAACTGTTTTCGAGCGACGATCTGGCGGTCAAGGTGATCGACGACCTGGGTCTTCCAATGAGCGGACATGATTTGGCCTCGCAGGTTTCGGCGGCAGCAGTTGAGAAAACTGTGCTCTTGCAGGTCTCGGTCACGGATTCGACGGCCGAAGGATCGGCCGGTATCGCCAATGCGTATGCGAAGAATTTTGCACAATATGTGGGGCAGTTGGAGACCCCTAACGGTGGTGGCCGTCCGAATACCTCCGTCCAGGTGGTCACCGAGGCCAACGCTGAAGATGCCAGTGGGGGTTCGAATCTCGTGATGACGTCCTTGTTCGGCATCTTCGGTGGCCTGGTCGTCGGCATCGGCGTCCGGGTGCTCCTTGGGCGGCTCGACCGGTCCGTTCGAAGCGCTTCCATGCTCTCGGCCGTTGCAGGTGTACCGATTTTGGCGACAGTTCCGGAATCGGCCTCGCGGGGATTTCGCGCGTTGACGTTCCCCGCCGACGGCGCGACCGCCTATGCCGAGTCGATACGCAAGCTCAGGACAGGTATCGAGTTCGCCGGCCCGAGTGCCGACGCGATCCGTTCGGTCCTCATCGCCTCGCCTCGGTACTCGGAGCCTGCGGGGTGCATCGCAGCCGATCTCGCGGTTGTCCTGTCCGAAGCGGGACGTCGAGTGCTGTTGGTGGACGGTGACTTGAGGTCGCCGAGCTTGGATTCATACCTCGGTATCAAGCCGGCAGTCGGCTTTTCCGACGTGCTGGCCGGTGCGATTCCGCTCGTGGACGTGCTCGTTCAGGTACCCGGTCGCTCATTGACTCTGCTGCCCGCCGGCTCGATACGATCCGATTCCGGTGATGCCATCGCATCGGTCTCGGCACGCGAGATGCTTTCGGAAGCCTCCGAGAAATTCGAATACACGATCGTCGTGGGTCCACCGTTGTCGCTCTATTCCGATTCGGCTGTGATCGGCTCAGTCGTCGACGGCGTGGTTCTTGTTTCAACACAGAGTATTTCGTCGGTCGACGAGGTGGAAGGCGCAGCGACCACGCTGCGCGCTGCCGGCGCGAACCTGTTGGGCGCGGTGCTGTCGGGTGTCGGACGGGGTGGCTTGGTCAAGGTCCGCAGCCGTGTGAGTGTGGTGGACGAGCCTGCGGCGAACGAGCCTCCGGTGAATGATGCATCGAATGAACCAGTCGGCGCGTGGCCTCCCGTTGAACGAGGAGCCGGCGCGCAGGTAGTACACGCAGAACCAGGTGTGGGATCGACGGGGAAGAATGAAGTGGACAAGCATGATTCGGGGGATTCGGCCGAATCTCCGGCCGAAGATATGCGCATCGATTTCGACGAATGGGAGCCGGCGGAGACTGAGGGGCGCTACACGCGCAGTGATCTGGACAGTCCGACAGTGGCGATCCCTCGCTCGATGCTCCGCACAAAGGTCGCGCAGAAGGCGAACCTCTCGAGTGACGAGTTGCCGACCGATAAGCGGCAGGTAAGATCACTCGGTGGGAACGGCGATTTCGATTCCAGGTCGAATCACCCGTCGCAAGCTTCGGATTCCGTGCAGCAGAATTGA
- a CDS encoding DapH/DapD/GlmU-related protein, with protein sequence MSTNRTLSGFTGAGYDKGRGPLVQISWLAISGVLLSHWWCPNGVRVAVLRRFGADIADGVLIRHRVRIHWPWKLTVGADSWIGEGTWILNLEPVTIGANTAISQDVLLCTGSHDHRSPTFEFDNAPIAIGDQAWIAARATILRGVTIGDNAIVGATALVTSDVSAGATMLAPRAGAAR encoded by the coding sequence GTGAGCACAAACCGCACTCTGTCCGGGTTCACCGGTGCAGGATACGACAAGGGACGCGGCCCGCTGGTTCAAATCTCCTGGCTCGCGATTTCCGGTGTGCTGCTTTCTCATTGGTGGTGCCCCAATGGAGTACGCGTTGCAGTTCTCCGGCGGTTCGGTGCCGACATCGCCGACGGGGTCCTGATTCGACACCGCGTCCGTATCCACTGGCCGTGGAAACTGACGGTCGGAGCAGACTCGTGGATCGGCGAGGGAACATGGATACTCAATCTCGAACCCGTCACGATAGGGGCGAATACGGCTATCTCGCAGGATGTCCTCCTGTGTACGGGCAGTCATGATCACCGAAGTCCCACATTCGAGTTCGACAATGCTCCCATCGCCATCGGTGACCAAGCATGGATCGCCGCCCGTGCGACGATACTCCGCGGTGTAACGATCGGGGACAACGCAATCGTCGGCGCGACGGCTTTGGTGACGTCCGATGTTTCCGCCGGAGCCACGATGTTGGCGCCACGGGCCGGCGCTGCACGATGA
- a CDS encoding glycosyltransferase, producing the protein MKILQIVTLFSPDAAYGGPIRVALNQSKALQDNGHDVTIAAGERGYAVPPTREQGIALQLFPARTVIPKIGYAGIGAPSMLVWLRKHVREFDVVHIHLARDLVTLPAAKLALAYGIPVFAQTHGMIDETDKLLARPLDAAFTIPVLKRARTVFYLTEREHTDLQSVVGDSRVNLVELNNGIPEAEDLESRPVNSCDPPEVLYLARLQARKRPQVFVEAAKELLDSGHTARFSIVGPDEGEAEAVNRLIERSGHSNCIQYEGPLPFDKSPERFRQAAVYVLPSVNEPFPMSVLEAMAAGLPVVVTDTCGLAPLIRDGRCGLVTDDATESVTAAISSLLKDPVAAAEMGARARNVARERLGMPAVRAVLETQYGL; encoded by the coding sequence ATGAAGATACTGCAGATCGTCACTCTCTTCTCACCGGACGCCGCCTACGGAGGGCCTATCAGGGTCGCCCTAAATCAGTCGAAAGCATTGCAGGACAATGGGCATGACGTAACTATCGCCGCGGGTGAGCGTGGATACGCGGTGCCACCGACACGCGAGCAGGGTATCGCTCTGCAGTTGTTTCCGGCGCGAACCGTGATCCCCAAAATCGGGTACGCGGGAATCGGCGCGCCGTCGATGCTTGTGTGGCTTCGCAAGCACGTCCGAGAATTCGACGTCGTGCACATTCATCTCGCGCGTGACCTGGTGACCCTTCCTGCCGCGAAATTGGCTCTTGCATACGGTATTCCAGTTTTCGCACAAACTCACGGGATGATCGACGAGACAGACAAATTGCTGGCAAGGCCGTTGGACGCTGCTTTCACGATCCCGGTCCTCAAACGAGCACGGACAGTGTTCTATCTGACCGAACGAGAGCACACAGACCTGCAGTCTGTTGTCGGAGACAGTCGCGTCAACTTGGTGGAACTCAACAACGGGATCCCCGAGGCCGAAGACCTCGAGTCACGGCCAGTCAACAGTTGCGACCCGCCCGAGGTCCTCTACCTCGCACGACTACAGGCAAGAAAGCGACCCCAGGTCTTCGTCGAAGCCGCAAAAGAGTTGTTGGACAGCGGACACACGGCGCGCTTTTCGATAGTCGGACCGGATGAGGGTGAAGCAGAAGCCGTCAACCGACTGATCGAACGCTCCGGACATAGCAATTGCATCCAGTACGAAGGCCCACTACCGTTCGACAAGTCTCCCGAACGATTTCGTCAAGCCGCTGTATATGTCTTGCCTTCCGTGAACGAACCGTTCCCGATGTCTGTACTCGAGGCGATGGCCGCTGGACTGCCCGTAGTCGTCACCGACACGTGCGGCCTCGCACCACTGATCCGGGATGGTCGGTGTGGCCTCGTGACCGATGACGCCACCGAATCAGTGACCGCGGCGATCTCGTCGCTCTTGAAGGATCCCGTCGCCGCTGCAGAGATGGGCGCCCGCGCGCGAAATGTTGCTCGCGAACGACTAGGAATGCCTGCCGTTCGTGCGGTGCTCGAAACCCAGTACGGGCTCTGA
- a CDS encoding glycosyltransferase family 4 protein has translation MHDKPGDVSATFELSNRGPVESLNITILGINYAPETTGIAPYMTDLAESLGERGHKVHVVTGYPHYPAWEIDASYHGRSIDEVVNGVHVHRRRHFVPSPPNALGRIKMELSFGARAASSGWNTPDVIVCTSPALLATAMVLGRARLTPKRPAIGVWVHDLYGQGVVETGAMTGRSARATSRLEAAVVKSADGIAVVHDRFVDHVVNELHVPRERVTVVRNWTHVTPIDVDDLTAARTKFGWSPDETIVLHTGNMGVKQGLENVVEAARLADEQSLPIRFVLVGDGNQRPNLEAAAVGVDRIDFVRPLDDQDFRTAMAAADVLLVNEAPGIVGMAVPSKLTSYFSSGTPIVAATDVASTTADEIRASGAGVVTQNGDPAGLLSAALQLAGDAETSARLGAAGVHYCATSVGKTASIDKCEKWIRELVAGRS, from the coding sequence ATGCACGACAAACCTGGTGACGTCTCCGCGACTTTCGAGTTATCCAATCGTGGTCCCGTCGAATCGCTGAACATCACGATTCTCGGCATCAACTACGCGCCGGAAACCACGGGGATAGCCCCGTACATGACGGACCTTGCCGAGTCCCTCGGCGAGCGCGGGCACAAGGTGCACGTCGTCACCGGGTACCCGCACTATCCGGCGTGGGAAATCGACGCTTCCTACCATGGACGGTCGATCGACGAGGTCGTGAACGGCGTTCACGTTCACCGACGCCGCCACTTCGTGCCCAGCCCACCGAATGCCTTGGGACGAATCAAGATGGAGCTGAGTTTCGGCGCACGTGCCGCCAGTTCCGGATGGAACACACCTGACGTAATCGTGTGCACCAGTCCGGCATTGCTGGCCACTGCGATGGTTCTCGGACGTGCTCGGCTGACACCCAAACGTCCGGCCATCGGGGTCTGGGTACACGACTTGTACGGTCAAGGCGTCGTGGAGACCGGTGCGATGACAGGCCGCAGTGCCCGCGCAACGTCCAGGCTCGAGGCGGCTGTCGTGAAGTCCGCCGACGGAATCGCCGTCGTCCATGACCGTTTCGTCGACCATGTCGTCAACGAACTTCACGTCCCACGCGAACGAGTCACAGTGGTTCGGAACTGGACGCACGTGACGCCGATCGATGTGGACGATCTCACCGCCGCACGCACCAAATTCGGTTGGTCGCCTGACGAAACCATTGTTCTGCACACCGGAAACATGGGCGTGAAACAAGGTCTGGAAAATGTCGTCGAGGCCGCTCGACTCGCCGACGAGCAGAGTCTGCCAATCCGATTCGTTCTGGTCGGTGACGGCAATCAGCGACCGAACCTCGAAGCCGCGGCAGTCGGAGTCGATCGAATCGACTTCGTCCGCCCACTCGACGACCAGGATTTCCGCACTGCCATGGCCGCCGCCGACGTTTTACTGGTCAACGAGGCACCCGGGATCGTCGGGATGGCAGTGCCGAGCAAGCTGACGTCGTATTTCAGCAGCGGTACCCCGATTGTCGCCGCAACCGATGTGGCATCTACGACTGCCGACGAGATCCGTGCCTCCGGTGCTGGGGTCGTCACTCAGAACGGTGATCCCGCAGGCCTGCTCTCTGCAGCCCTACAACTCGCGGGCGACGCGGAGACTTCCGCCAGACTTGGTGCCGCCGGGGTCCATTACTGCGCCACCTCGGTTGGCAAAACCGCGTCCATCGACAAATGCGAAAAGTGGATCCGCGAGCTGGTGGCCGGCCGCAGTTAG
- the gmd gene encoding GDP-mannose 4,6-dehydratase yields MTKRALITGITGQDGSYLAELLLAKGYEVHGLIRRASTFNTSRIDHLYQDPHELGARLFLHYGDLSDGARLVTLLSKIAPDEVYNLAAQSHVRVSFDEPEHTGNTTGIGSIRLLEAVRMTGLQCRFYQASSSEMFGASPPPQNEDTPFYPRSPYGAAKVYSYWVTRNYREAYGIHAVNGILFNHESPRRGETFVTRKITRAVARIQAGIEDSLYLGNLDAVRDWGYAPEYVEGMWRMLQVDEPDDYVLATGGNFTVQDFVVASFEHVGLDWQKYVKFDPRYLRPTEVDALVGDAGKAEDKLGWKATVQTPELARIMMDADIAALAHAGTPWIDTPHLPDWKISLS; encoded by the coding sequence ATGACCAAACGCGCACTCATCACAGGGATCACCGGACAGGACGGTTCCTACCTGGCAGAACTGTTGTTGGCCAAAGGTTACGAAGTTCACGGATTGATCAGACGCGCATCAACTTTCAACACGTCACGCATCGATCACCTCTATCAGGACCCTCACGAACTGGGCGCACGGCTGTTCTTGCACTACGGTGACCTGTCCGACGGCGCACGACTCGTCACGCTCCTGTCGAAGATCGCACCAGACGAGGTATACAACCTCGCTGCGCAGTCGCACGTGCGGGTCAGCTTCGACGAGCCCGAACACACAGGCAACACAACCGGAATCGGGTCTATTCGTTTGCTCGAAGCAGTCCGCATGACGGGATTGCAGTGCCGCTTCTACCAAGCTTCGAGTTCAGAAATGTTCGGAGCCAGTCCGCCTCCACAGAACGAGGACACCCCGTTCTATCCGCGGTCGCCGTACGGCGCTGCAAAGGTGTACTCGTACTGGGTCACCAGGAACTATCGCGAGGCCTACGGAATTCACGCGGTGAACGGGATCCTCTTCAATCACGAGTCACCCCGCCGCGGTGAAACATTCGTCACGAGAAAGATCACGCGTGCAGTCGCGCGAATCCAGGCCGGGATCGAAGATTCCCTGTACCTGGGCAATTTGGACGCGGTCAGGGACTGGGGCTACGCACCCGAGTACGTCGAGGGTATGTGGCGGATGCTTCAAGTCGACGAACCAGATGACTACGTGTTGGCCACTGGAGGAAACTTCACGGTCCAAGATTTTGTCGTGGCCTCATTCGAACATGTGGGTCTCGACTGGCAGAAGTACGTCAAATTCGATCCTCGCTACCTTCGCCCCACAGAGGTGGACGCTCTGGTCGGCGATGCAGGCAAGGCCGAGGACAAACTGGGCTGGAAAGCGACAGTACAGACCCCAGAATTGGCTCGAATCATGATGGACGCCGACATCGCAGCATTGGCGCATGCCGGCACACCGTGGATCGACACGCCGCATCTCCCTGATTGGAAGATCTCGCTCTCATGA
- the istB gene encoding IS21-like element helper ATPase IstB: MTTKTTTPSMASAPPLPAELEDLLRRLRLPHIRRHAPEVVATAKAQRWEPAEVLKALFAEEVAGRERSALATRRAAAGFPTGKTFDAWQPEASSIPAPTQQALRTLEWVHRRENLVVCGPSGTGKTFLLEALGHQAVEAGLKVAWFTLEDLGVLLRRHRADDTVSKAIARVLRADLVVVDDIGLLPVAQDAAEGLYRLVDAAYEKRSVAISSNLHPSGFDELMPKTLATATVDRLLHHAHVCQTSGDSVRLTQALAGRGVSPLS; this comes from the coding sequence ATGACGACCAAGACCACCACACCATCGATGGCGTCCGCGCCGCCGTTGCCGGCCGAGTTGGAGGACCTCTTGCGGCGGCTTCGGCTGCCCCACATCCGTCGCCACGCACCGGAGGTCGTCGCGACCGCGAAGGCCCAACGCTGGGAGCCCGCCGAGGTGCTCAAGGCTCTGTTCGCCGAGGAGGTCGCCGGAAGGGAACGCTCCGCACTGGCCACCCGCAGGGCGGCTGCGGGGTTCCCGACCGGGAAGACGTTCGATGCGTGGCAGCCCGAGGCATCCTCGATCCCGGCACCGACCCAGCAGGCACTCCGCACCCTGGAATGGGTCCACCGTCGGGAAAACCTCGTCGTGTGCGGGCCGTCGGGGACCGGGAAGACGTTCCTACTGGAGGCACTCGGTCACCAAGCCGTCGAGGCCGGGTTGAAGGTCGCCTGGTTCACCCTGGAAGACCTCGGGGTCCTGCTGCGCCGCCATCGTGCCGACGACACGGTGTCCAAGGCCATCGCCCGTGTGCTGCGCGCCGATCTCGTTGTCGTCGACGACATCGGCCTGTTGCCGGTCGCCCAGGATGCCGCCGAGGGGCTCTACCGGCTCGTCGACGCCGCCTACGAGAAGCGGTCGGTCGCGATCAGCTCGAACCTGCACCCGTCCGGGTTCGACGAGCTGATGCCCAAGACGCTGGCGACCGCCACCGTCGACCGGCTACTGCACCACGCCCACGTGTGCCAGACCAGCGGAGACTCCGTGCGACTTACCCAGGCACTCGCCGGCCGAGGGGTGAGTCCCTTGAGCTGA
- a CDS encoding SGNH/GDSL hydrolase family protein, whose translation MSASGQFRGRLRAEFHGRRQSIERYRADIIFVDGGRNDLHMSPMDLFPVMTSYIDTVRDAWPDARLVIIVPTYVTPVPYDGYDQFVSTLRSYGESVAATVIDPVADGWYADVDLTTLKFEDGVHPNAVGNAVIAQKLVESLTASGVIREGAPNGGILR comes from the coding sequence ATGTCCGCCAGCGGGCAGTTTCGTGGCCGTCTCCGGGCAGAATTTCATGGCCGCCGACAGTCGATCGAGCGGTATCGAGCGGACATCATTTTCGTGGACGGTGGGCGAAACGATCTGCACATGAGTCCGATGGATTTGTTTCCCGTCATGACGTCGTACATCGATACCGTCCGGGATGCATGGCCGGATGCGCGTCTGGTGATCATCGTGCCGACATACGTCACACCTGTGCCGTACGACGGATACGACCAATTCGTATCAACGCTGCGAAGTTACGGGGAATCGGTTGCCGCGACCGTGATCGATCCTGTTGCCGACGGTTGGTACGCCGACGTGGACCTCACGACACTGAAATTCGAGGACGGTGTGCACCCGAATGCAGTGGGGAACGCAGTGATTGCTCAGAAACTGGTGGAATCGCTGACCGCCTCCGGTGTGATTCGCGAGGGCGCGCCGAATGGGGGGATTCTGCGATGA
- the istA gene encoding IS21 family transposase — MKSAEEIMEILDAYDLTGSLRDAGELAGCSHHTVKHYVDRRAAGGELDKAVTRPQLIDEYLPKVEEWVERSKGKVRADRAHEKLLAMGYKGSERTTRRAVASVKKSYRSGHVRVHRPWVTEPGMWLQYDYGDGPVVDGVKTVLFVAWLAWSRFRVVIALRDKTMPSVFAALDQTFRRLGGVPTYVLTDNEKTVTTEHIAGIPVRNGQLVTFAEHYSVVVHTCVPADPASKGGTESSVKISKADLVPKDTNLREEYASFSELEEACEAFCQKVNTRAHRTTKRPPVEMLAEERTRLHPVPTQPHTVAFGTTRVVPGNTPMVMFESGQYSVPHTLLGATVWVRAQGLGDGEEVVIVHVGEDGPAEVARHARATPGTPRINDEHFPPQPEGPLNRQPRAKNPAEAEFLDLGEGARLWLVEAAAAGTPRMRVKMAEALSLAKLFDPVEVDWALGHAAVHGRFAEADLSSILDHHARQPAVGEHRAGEERSLTQGTAGWARLGQHDSQHDSREGNEVTR, encoded by the coding sequence TTGAAGTCTGCCGAGGAGATCATGGAAATCCTGGATGCCTACGACCTGACAGGGTCGTTGCGTGATGCCGGCGAGCTGGCCGGATGCTCGCACCACACGGTCAAGCACTACGTGGACCGCCGTGCTGCCGGGGGTGAGCTGGACAAGGCCGTGACTCGGCCGCAGTTGATCGATGAGTACCTGCCCAAGGTCGAGGAGTGGGTCGAGCGGTCCAAGGGCAAGGTCCGTGCCGACAGAGCGCACGAGAAGCTGCTCGCGATGGGCTACAAGGGTTCGGAGCGCACCACCCGTCGTGCGGTCGCATCGGTGAAGAAGTCATACCGGTCAGGACATGTGCGGGTCCACCGGCCCTGGGTCACCGAGCCGGGGATGTGGCTGCAGTACGACTACGGCGACGGACCTGTCGTCGACGGCGTCAAGACGGTTCTGTTCGTGGCGTGGCTGGCGTGGTCGCGGTTCCGGGTCGTGATCGCGCTGCGCGATAAGACCATGCCGTCCGTGTTCGCCGCGCTGGACCAGACCTTCCGCCGGTTGGGTGGGGTGCCGACCTACGTGCTGACCGACAACGAGAAGACCGTCACGACCGAGCACATCGCCGGGATCCCGGTCCGCAACGGACAGCTCGTCACCTTCGCCGAGCACTACTCGGTCGTGGTCCACACCTGTGTGCCGGCGGATCCGGCGTCCAAGGGCGGCACCGAGTCGTCGGTGAAGATCAGCAAGGCCGACCTGGTGCCCAAGGACACCAACCTGCGTGAGGAGTACGCGTCGTTTAGCGAGCTCGAGGAGGCGTGTGAGGCGTTCTGTCAGAAGGTCAACACCCGGGCTCACCGGACCACGAAGCGGCCACCGGTCGAGATGTTGGCCGAAGAGCGGACACGGCTACACCCGGTCCCGACACAGCCGCACACAGTCGCGTTCGGCACCACCCGGGTAGTGCCGGGCAACACGCCGATGGTGATGTTCGAGTCCGGCCAGTACTCGGTGCCACACACCCTGCTCGGCGCCACGGTGTGGGTTCGTGCCCAAGGACTCGGCGACGGCGAGGAGGTCGTCATCGTTCACGTCGGCGAGGACGGACCCGCCGAGGTCGCCCGCCACGCGCGCGCGACGCCGGGCACGCCGAGGATCAACGACGAGCACTTCCCACCGCAGCCGGAAGGTCCGTTGAACCGGCAGCCGCGAGCGAAGAACCCAGCGGAAGCCGAGTTCCTCGACCTGGGCGAGGGCGCCCGCCTGTGGCTGGTCGAGGCCGCTGCGGCGGGCACGCCGCGGATGAGGGTCAAGATGGCCGAAGCCCTCAGCCTGGCCAAGCTGTTCGACCCCGTCGAGGTCGACTGGGCACTCGGCCACGCCGCCGTCCACGGCCGGTTCGCCGAGGCCGATCTGTCCTCGATCCTCGACCACCACGCCCGGCAACCCGCTGTTGGCGAGCACCGTGCCGGCGAAGAACGGTCGCTGACCCAGGGCACCGCCGGATGGGCACGTCTCGGCCAGCACGACAGCCAGCACGACAGCCGCGAGGGGAACGAGGTGACCCGATGA
- a CDS encoding YdcF family protein, with the protein MKSTRPKVRRRVLVLSGIVGGLTAITAAGWPVYVDPVIDTPEMADAIVVLGGDHDGREEYGLSLAEQGYAPQIIFSNPYRSNDPRITAICEGTYDFEVSCFKPDPSTTRGEGQEIRRRAEAQGWKRVIVVTFVPHVSRSRYIINRCWDGDIDVVADPRPLPVWVWAANYVWQTAGYVRAQFQEC; encoded by the coding sequence GTGAAATCCACTCGCCCCAAGGTCCGTCGACGCGTACTCGTTCTCAGCGGGATTGTCGGCGGACTTACTGCAATCACTGCCGCCGGCTGGCCGGTCTACGTCGATCCGGTGATCGACACACCCGAAATGGCCGACGCGATAGTTGTTCTCGGCGGTGATCACGACGGCAGAGAAGAATACGGACTGTCCTTGGCCGAGCAGGGCTACGCGCCCCAGATCATCTTTTCGAATCCGTATCGAAGCAATGATCCGAGGATCACCGCAATATGCGAGGGCACCTACGACTTCGAGGTCAGCTGTTTCAAGCCAGATCCGTCGACCACGCGTGGTGAAGGACAGGAGATTCGGCGTCGCGCCGAGGCACAGGGATGGAAGCGTGTCATCGTTGTGACCTTCGTTCCCCATGTCTCTCGCAGTCGCTACATCATCAACCGTTGCTGGGACGGTGACATCGACGTAGTCGCGGACCCCCGACCACTTCCGGTCTGGGTCTGGGCCGCGAACTATGTGTGGCAAACCGCCGGGTATGTTCGCGCCCAGTTCCAGGAATGCTGA
- a CDS encoding GDP-L-fucose synthase family protein: MITTKSIAPLDRSAPTYIAGHKGLVGSALWRKLEQSGFTDLIGRTSAELDLRNRADVFAFFEAAKPSCVVLAAAKVGGIVANNTYPVDFISDNLQIQTNVLDAALRHGVRRLLFLGSSCIYPRLAPQPIREDQLLNGHLEPTNDAYAIAKIAGIIQVQAVRRQFGLPWISAMPTSLYGPGDNFSENVSHVLPAMIRRLDQAKNEGIESVTNWGSGSPRREFLHVDDLADALLHLLDTFDESGHVNVGTGHDETIKELANIVAEAVGYEGRMDWDTSKPDGAPRKLLDVSTLMATGWKPQISTREGIESTVAWYREHVRDSSAAVRL; the protein is encoded by the coding sequence ATGATCACAACGAAATCGATTGCACCTCTTGATCGCAGCGCCCCGACTTACATCGCCGGACACAAGGGACTGGTGGGATCCGCGCTCTGGCGCAAGCTCGAACAGAGTGGCTTCACCGACCTGATCGGCCGCACATCTGCCGAACTCGATCTGCGAAACCGAGCAGACGTATTCGCCTTCTTCGAAGCCGCCAAACCGTCGTGCGTCGTCTTGGCTGCCGCGAAGGTCGGAGGAATCGTCGCGAACAACACGTATCCGGTCGATTTCATCTCCGACAACCTTCAGATCCAGACCAATGTGCTCGACGCAGCGCTGCGGCACGGCGTGCGCCGATTGCTGTTCCTCGGGTCCTCGTGCATCTACCCGCGCCTGGCGCCACAGCCGATCAGAGAAGATCAATTACTGAACGGCCATCTCGAACCGACCAACGACGCATATGCGATCGCCAAGATTGCGGGAATCATCCAGGTCCAGGCTGTTCGTAGGCAGTTCGGGTTGCCCTGGATCTCGGCGATGCCGACAAGCCTGTACGGACCCGGCGACAACTTCTCGGAGAATGTTTCGCACGTACTTCCTGCGATGATCCGCCGTCTCGACCAAGCCAAGAACGAGGGAATTGAATCAGTCACAAACTGGGGTTCGGGGAGCCCACGTCGAGAATTCCTCCATGTGGACGACTTGGCCGATGCACTCCTTCACCTACTTGACACCTTCGACGAGTCCGGGCATGTCAACGTCGGTACCGGTCACGACGAAACCATTAAAGAGCTCGCAAATATTGTGGCCGAAGCAGTGGGATATGAAGGCCGAATGGACTGGGACACAAGCAAGCCCGATGGTGCACCGCGCAAACTACTCGACGTGTCCACATTGATGGCCACCGGTTGGAAACCACAGATCTCAACCCGCGAGGGCATCGAGTCGACCGTAGCCTGGTATCGCGAGCACGTACGGGATTCGTCTGCAGCGGTCCGACTGTGA